The Plectropomus leopardus isolate mb chromosome 2, YSFRI_Pleo_2.0, whole genome shotgun sequence genome has a window encoding:
- the LOC121949723 gene encoding potassium voltage-gated channel subfamily A member 2, producing MTVATGDPSDEAAAHPGHPQDYDPEADHECCERVVINISGLRFETQLKTLSQFPETLLGDPKKRMRYFDPLRNEYFFDRNRPSFDAILYYYQSGGRLRRPVNVTLDIFSEEIRFYELGDEAIEIFREDEGFIKEEERPLPDNEFQRQVWLLFEYPESSGPARIIAIISVMVILISIVSFCLETLPIFRNDDDDMHKSHSKVYSPETNTTIISYTSTYFTDPFFILETLCIIWFSFEFLVRFFACPSKAGFFGNIMNIIDIVAIIPYFITLGTELADRPEDGQAGQQAMSLAILRVIRLVRVFRIFKLSRHSKGLQILGQTLKASMRELGLLIFFLFIGVILFSSAVYFAEADEPESQFESIPDAFWWAVVSMTTVGYGDMVPTTIGGKIVGSLCAIAGVLTIALPVPVIVSNFNYFYHRETEGEEQAQYLQVNVPKADSAEELKKSRSGSTISKSDYMEIQEAVNNSNEDFQEENLKTANCTLANTNYVNITKMLTDV from the coding sequence ATGACTGTTGCCACAGGCGACCCCTCTGACGAGGCGGCTGCGCACCCGGGGCACCCGCAGGACTACGACCCGGAGGCCGACCATGAGTGTTGTGAGCGGGTGGTCATCAACATCTCAGGGCTGCGCTTTGAGACTCAACTCAAAACCCTCTCCCAGTTCCCGGAGACGCTGCTGGGGGACCCCAAAAAGAGGATGCGGTACTTTGATCCGCTGAGGAACGAGTACTTTTTCGACAGGAACAGACCCAGCTTTGACGCCATATTGTATTATTACCAATCAGGGGGCCGGCTAAGACGGCCGGTGAATGTCACGCTCGATATTTTCTCAGAGGAGATCCGCTTTTACGAGCTGGGCGACGAGGCCATCGAGATATTTCGAGAAGATGAAGGTTTCATCAAGGAGGAGGAGCGGCCTCTTCCTGACAATGAGTTTCAGAGACAGGTGTGGCTGCTGTTTGAGTACCCAGAGAGCTCAGGTCCTGCTAGGATTATCGCCATAATCTCTGTCATGGTCATCCTGATATCTATTGTCAGTTTCTGCTTGGAGACCCTCCCCATTTTCCGCAACGATGATGACGATATGCACAAGTCTCACTCGAAAGTCTATTCACCTGAGACCAACACCACGATCATCAGTTATACTTCCACCTACTTCACCGACCCCTTCTTTATCCTGGAGACTCTCTGCATTATATGGTTCTCCTTTGAGTTTCTAGTGCGCTTCTTTGCCTGCCCGAGCAAAGCGGGCTTTTTTGGTAACATAATGAACATTATTGATATAGTTGCTATCATCCCTTACTTCATCACTCTCGGCACAGAGCTCGCAGACAGGCCGGAGGATGGTCAAGCGGGTCAGCAAGCCATGTCCTTAGCCATTCTCAGGGTCATCCGCTTAGTACGAGTCTTCAGAATTTTCAAGCTCTCCCGTCACTCCAAGGGGCTTCAGATTTTGGGTCAAACCTTGAAAGCCAGTATGAGAGAGCTCGGCCTgctcattttcttcctcttcattgGAGTCATCCTCTTCTCAAGCGCCGTTTACTTTGCCGAAGCAGATGAGCCGGAGTCACAGTTCGAAAGCATCCCGGATGCGTTTTGGTGGGCGGTGGTGTCCATGACAACAGTTGGCTATGGTGATATGGTCCCAACGACGATCGGTGGCAAAATCGTCGGTTCTCTCTGCGCCATCGCAGGTGTGCTGACCATCGCCTTGCCCGTGCCTGTCATTGTGTCCAACTTCAACTACTTCTACCACCGTGAGACGGAAGGGGAAGAGCAGGCGCAGTACTTGCAGGTCAACGTTCCCAAAGCCGACTCGGCCGAGGAGCTGAAGAAGAGCCGGAGCGGCTCCACCATCAGCAAATCGGACTATATGGAGATCCAGGAGGCTGTGAACAACAGTAACGAGGACTTTCAGGAGGAGAACCTTAAGACGGCCAACTGCACGCTGGCCAACACAAACTATGTAAACATCACCAAAATGCTCACAGACGTGTAG